In one Vulgatibacter incomptus genomic region, the following are encoded:
- the lon gene encoding endopeptidase La, with translation MSDESKKNSPVGPGIPPVTIEELPQVLPILPLRNSVFFPGGVLPLAVGRQKTIALIKDAVRDDQVIGVVTQRRAEEEDPGAADLHSVGTVARIVKLLKMGEDNYSLVVQGISRFRITELIQEAPYLKARVEPVEEAKPGEDVEVEALAINLKKLAREVIELMPELPAAAGELVESITHPGHLADLIAANVEVSIEEKQQVLETVDLKARMKLVLELLNRKREVLKLSSKIDSQVKGEMSKTQREYYLRQQLKAIKEELGDLTDEEEEDLDELAERLKKAGLPPDVEKVANKEMSRLKTIPAASSEYTVARTYLEWLADVPWSKKTEDNLDIENARQVLDTDHYGIEKVKKRILEYLAVRKLKNDMRGPILCLVGPPGVGKTSLGQSIARSIGRKFVRLSLGGVRDEAEIRGHRRTYVGALPGRIIQSMKKAGTVNPVMMLDEIDKLGADFRGDPSAALLEVLDPEQNNTFSDHYIDVPYDLSKILFIATANQLEPIPPPLRDRMEIIELPGYTFDEKEHIARGHLIGKQLKEHGISTEMLEITERGLAKTIVGYTREAGVRNLERRIADLCRAVAVEVASGRTEKRLIDEEDVSVILGPEKFYNEVAERTEVSGVATGLAWTPSGGDILFIEATKMPGKGSLTLTGQLGDVMKESAQAALSYVRGKSRSLGLEANFLEKMDLHVHFPAGAIPKDGPSAGVTIVTALVSLLTGIQARGDTAMTGEITLRGQVLPVGGIKEKVLAAHRAGIKRVVLPERNRKDVVDVPDQAREELEFHFVGSLDEVLKATLDSSPFGAPAADELPGEKPGAPEARA, from the coding sequence ATGTCGGACGAATCCAAGAAGAACTCCCCAGTTGGACCCGGGATCCCTCCCGTGACGATCGAGGAGCTCCCGCAGGTGCTCCCGATCCTCCCCCTGCGGAACTCCGTCTTCTTCCCCGGTGGGGTGCTCCCTCTGGCAGTGGGGCGCCAGAAGACCATCGCGCTGATCAAGGACGCCGTCCGGGACGATCAGGTCATCGGCGTCGTCACCCAGCGTCGCGCCGAGGAGGAGGATCCCGGCGCCGCCGACCTCCACTCCGTGGGGACCGTGGCGCGGATCGTGAAGCTCCTGAAGATGGGCGAGGACAACTACTCACTCGTCGTCCAGGGGATCTCCCGCTTCCGCATCACCGAGCTCATCCAGGAGGCCCCCTACCTCAAGGCCCGCGTGGAGCCGGTGGAGGAGGCCAAGCCCGGCGAGGACGTCGAGGTCGAGGCCCTCGCCATCAACCTGAAGAAGCTCGCCCGCGAGGTGATCGAGCTGATGCCCGAGCTCCCGGCCGCCGCCGGCGAGCTGGTGGAGTCGATCACCCACCCCGGGCACCTGGCGGACCTCATCGCGGCCAACGTCGAGGTGTCCATCGAGGAGAAGCAGCAGGTCCTCGAGACCGTCGACCTCAAGGCCCGGATGAAGCTCGTCCTCGAGCTCCTCAACCGCAAGCGCGAGGTGCTCAAGCTCTCGAGCAAGATCGACAGCCAGGTCAAGGGCGAGATGTCCAAGACCCAGCGCGAGTACTACCTGCGCCAGCAGCTCAAGGCGATCAAGGAGGAGCTCGGCGATCTCACCGACGAGGAGGAGGAGGATCTCGACGAGCTGGCCGAGCGCCTCAAGAAGGCCGGCCTGCCCCCGGACGTGGAGAAGGTCGCCAACAAGGAGATGAGCCGGCTCAAGACCATCCCGGCGGCGAGCTCCGAGTACACGGTGGCCCGCACCTACCTCGAGTGGCTCGCCGACGTCCCCTGGTCGAAGAAGACCGAGGACAACCTCGACATCGAGAACGCGCGCCAGGTCCTCGACACCGATCACTACGGCATCGAGAAGGTGAAGAAGCGGATCCTCGAGTACCTCGCCGTCCGCAAGCTGAAGAACGACATGCGAGGGCCGATCCTCTGCCTCGTCGGCCCTCCCGGCGTAGGCAAGACCTCCCTCGGCCAGTCCATCGCACGCTCGATCGGTCGCAAGTTCGTCCGCCTCAGCCTCGGCGGCGTCCGCGACGAGGCGGAGATCCGCGGCCACCGGCGCACCTACGTCGGCGCCCTCCCCGGCCGGATCATCCAGTCCATGAAGAAGGCCGGCACCGTGAACCCGGTGATGATGCTCGACGAGATCGACAAGCTGGGCGCCGACTTCCGCGGCGATCCCAGCGCGGCCCTCCTCGAGGTCCTCGACCCCGAGCAGAACAACACCTTCAGCGACCACTACATCGACGTCCCGTACGACCTCTCGAAGATCCTCTTCATCGCCACGGCCAACCAGCTCGAGCCCATCCCGCCGCCTCTGCGCGACCGCATGGAGATCATCGAGCTGCCCGGCTACACCTTCGACGAGAAGGAGCACATCGCCCGCGGCCACCTGATTGGCAAGCAGCTCAAGGAGCACGGCATCTCCACCGAGATGCTCGAGATCACGGAGCGCGGCCTTGCGAAGACCATCGTGGGCTACACGCGGGAGGCTGGTGTCCGCAACCTGGAGCGGCGGATCGCCGACCTCTGCCGCGCCGTCGCGGTGGAGGTCGCCAGCGGGCGGACCGAGAAGCGCCTCATCGACGAGGAGGACGTCTCGGTCATCCTCGGCCCCGAGAAGTTCTACAACGAGGTCGCCGAGCGGACCGAGGTCTCCGGCGTCGCCACCGGCCTCGCCTGGACGCCCTCCGGCGGCGACATCCTCTTCATCGAGGCCACCAAGATGCCCGGCAAGGGGAGCCTCACGCTCACCGGCCAGCTCGGCGACGTGATGAAGGAGTCCGCCCAGGCCGCCCTCTCCTACGTGCGCGGCAAGAGCCGCTCCCTCGGCCTCGAGGCCAACTTCCTCGAGAAGATGGACCTCCACGTCCACTTCCCGGCCGGCGCGATCCCGAAGGACGGCCCCTCGGCCGGCGTGACCATCGTCACCGCCCTCGTCTCCCTGCTCACGGGGATCCAGGCCCGCGGCGACACCGCCATGACCGGCGAGATCACCCTGCGCGGCCAGGTGCTCCCCGTCGGCGGCATCAAGGAGAAGGTCCTCGCCGCCCACCGCGCCGGCATCAAGCGCGTGGTCCTGCCGGAGCGCAACCGCAAGGACGTGGTCGACGTCCCCGACCAGGCCCGCGAGGAGCTCGAGTTCCACTTCGTCGGCAGCCTCGACGAGGTCCTCAAGGCCACCCTCGACAGCTCGCCCTTCGGCGCTCCCGCCGCAGACGAGCTCCCTGGCGAGAAGCCCGGCGCTCCCGAAGCCCGGGCCTGA
- a CDS encoding GNAT family N-acetyltransferase, translating to MGPLALSIRRARQEDAPLLAAAERAIARVPGRLASRPDEIDDDAFRRMIVDLNERGRGTYLVAECGGVVVGHAFLEPLPLAATSHVVRLTIAVHEGHQRRGVGRALMDELSSWARANPRVEKIELQVRSANDRAIALYRSLGFVEEGRKTRRLKLGPNEYLDDIYMALWVGP from the coding sequence ATGGGCCCTCTCGCGCTTTCGATTCGAAGAGCACGGCAGGAGGACGCGCCGCTGCTCGCGGCAGCGGAGCGGGCGATCGCGCGCGTTCCGGGGCGGCTCGCGTCTAGGCCCGACGAAATCGACGACGACGCGTTTCGAAGGATGATCGTCGACCTCAACGAGCGCGGCCGCGGCACCTATCTCGTCGCCGAATGCGGGGGCGTGGTCGTCGGGCACGCGTTCTTGGAGCCACTCCCTCTCGCAGCGACATCGCACGTCGTCCGCCTGACGATCGCCGTTCACGAAGGCCATCAACGCCGCGGCGTCGGTCGAGCCCTGATGGACGAGCTCTCGAGCTGGGCCCGAGCGAATCCGCGCGTCGAGAAAATCGAGCTGCAGGTGCGCTCGGCGAACGATCGCGCGATCGCGCTCTATCGATCCCTCGGCTTCGTCGAAGAGGGCCGCAAGACCAGACGGCTGAAGCTCGGTCCGAACGAGTACCTCGACGATATCTACATGGCGCTCTGGGTCGGTCCGTAG
- a CDS encoding ATPase, T2SS/T4P/T4SS family: MADTLKITDAGGGTRRLELAGSSLTIGRGEGCGLVLAGSDVSKRHARLRARGSAWEVEDLGSTNGTFLNGSRLAGPRELGVGDELGIGTYRLSLGRDTDVPGAKEAGETRTAAPSPASQKSGRAGGDPPSPALERAPGQTDGRRPAAPANRGEDRAALRKELHDRLIEALDLRRLDLDKLGDDQLRARSEKALEGILADLGAQGRLESIGDRRQLLADVIDEVLGLGPLEELLADDEISEVMVNHADQIFVEKHGRIVPCEKTFSSNRAVLAVIERIVAPIGRRIDESSPLVDARLKDGSRVHAVIPPLALKGPCITIRKFKREKLTAPDLVRFGSMTERMARLLEIAVLAKKNIVISGGTGSGKTTLLNVLTSFIPEGERIVTVEDAAELQIRQAHWVQLESRPPNLEGKGAITIRELVKNCLRMRPDRIVVGECRAGEALDMLQAMNTGHDGSLTTLHANTPRDALSRLETMCLMSGMDLPVRAIREQVASAVDLIVQQTRCSDGSRRVTSITELTGMEGDIVTLQEIFAWDQQGYDAEGRVVGRHVASGFIPKFCEDLSRRGMAVTADLFREE, translated from the coding sequence ATGGCCGACACGCTGAAGATCACGGATGCAGGTGGCGGTACGCGGCGACTGGAGCTCGCCGGGAGCTCGCTGACCATCGGCAGGGGGGAGGGCTGCGGCCTGGTGCTCGCTGGCAGCGACGTCTCGAAGCGCCACGCCCGGCTCCGGGCCCGCGGAAGCGCTTGGGAGGTCGAGGATCTGGGGTCCACGAACGGCACCTTCCTGAACGGCAGCCGCCTCGCCGGGCCACGAGAGCTCGGCGTCGGCGATGAGCTCGGGATCGGCACGTACCGGCTGTCGCTCGGGCGCGACACCGATGTTCCCGGCGCGAAGGAGGCGGGCGAAACAAGGACGGCCGCGCCCTCTCCGGCGTCGCAGAAGTCGGGGCGAGCGGGGGGCGATCCGCCTTCGCCGGCCTTGGAGCGGGCTCCCGGCCAGACAGACGGGCGTCGACCAGCGGCACCCGCGAACCGCGGAGAGGATCGAGCGGCGCTTCGCAAGGAGCTCCACGACCGGCTCATCGAGGCGCTAGACCTGCGGCGCCTCGACCTCGACAAGCTCGGCGACGATCAGCTCCGCGCCCGAAGCGAGAAGGCACTCGAGGGAATCCTCGCCGACCTCGGCGCCCAGGGGAGGCTCGAGTCGATCGGCGATCGCCGGCAGCTCCTCGCCGACGTGATCGACGAAGTGCTCGGCCTCGGGCCCCTCGAGGAGCTCCTCGCCGACGACGAGATCAGCGAGGTGATGGTCAACCACGCCGACCAGATCTTCGTGGAGAAGCACGGCCGGATCGTCCCTTGCGAGAAGACCTTCTCCTCCAACCGGGCGGTCCTCGCCGTGATCGAGCGGATCGTCGCGCCGATCGGCAGGCGCATCGACGAGTCGTCCCCCCTGGTGGACGCGCGGCTCAAGGACGGCTCCCGGGTCCACGCGGTGATCCCCCCGCTTGCCCTCAAGGGGCCGTGCATCACCATCCGGAAGTTCAAGCGCGAGAAGCTCACCGCGCCCGACCTGGTCCGCTTCGGCTCCATGACCGAGAGGATGGCTCGCCTCCTCGAGATCGCGGTCCTCGCCAAGAAGAACATCGTGATCTCCGGCGGCACGGGATCCGGAAAGACCACGCTCCTCAACGTGCTGACGTCGTTCATCCCCGAGGGCGAGCGGATCGTCACCGTCGAGGACGCGGCGGAGCTGCAGATCCGTCAGGCCCACTGGGTGCAGCTCGAGTCGCGCCCGCCCAACCTGGAAGGGAAGGGCGCGATCACCATTCGCGAGCTCGTGAAGAACTGCCTCCGCATGCGTCCGGATCGGATCGTGGTCGGCGAATGCCGCGCGGGAGAGGCGCTCGACATGCTCCAGGCGATGAACACGGGGCACGACGGCTCGCTCACCACCCTCCACGCGAACACGCCGAGGGACGCCCTCTCCCGGCTGGAGACGATGTGCCTGATGTCTGGGATGGACCTGCCGGTGAGGGCCATCCGGGAGCAAGTCGCGAGCGCGGTCGACCTCATCGTGCAGCAGACGCGGTGCTCGGATGGTTCACGACGGGTGACCAGCATCACCGAGCTCACCGGCATGGAGGGCGACATCGTCACCCTCCAGGAGATCTTCGCGTGGGACCAGCAGGGCTACGACGCGGAAGGGCGGGTCGTGGGCCGCCACGTCGCCTCGGGCTTCATTCCCAAGTTCTGCGAGGATCTGTCGCGGCGGGGGATGGCCGTCACAGCGGACCTCTTCCGGGAGGAGTAG
- a CDS encoding type II and III secretion system protein family protein, translating to MSSPLARIALVLCLLAPAAGALAAEQTLHLGVGTQKVLSVPGGVSRIAVGDPNVADVKPLGSSQMLILGGQVGRTTLLVWRSNGTRDSYNIVVRSVSVDETADEVRRLLGDVEGIVVHAVGDRVLLDGEALTADDFRRAEEVVAVYPTARSFVKLSPEARRQVAGRLNDAFVQHGLRGASAQVVGSTIFLEGSVESEPDLRKAELIAKAYGEKVENMLTVGVKRMVLSEVQFVEVRSSQLLNFGLRLPTDVSAEVDVAAVGTSGLPGLTDATGTLATSLVANAQGSLRLALDQGDGRLLARPTLVCASGDQAEFLAGGEVPVPLITQSSATVVYHKYGIILRIRPTADRFGNVRTEIEAEVSEIDRSVAVSVGGTVAVPGFRSRSVKTNVTVRNGETIVLSGVFSRDQQKVVSKVPGLGSVPIIGELFKQRTIDDVERELVIFVTPTVVNPASQQVQRMIEDGQDSYRKAESDVKLQLLD from the coding sequence GTGAGCTCTCCTCTGGCCCGCATCGCCCTCGTGCTCTGCCTCCTCGCTCCTGCGGCCGGAGCGCTCGCAGCCGAGCAGACCCTCCACCTCGGCGTCGGCACGCAGAAGGTCCTCTCCGTGCCGGGAGGCGTCAGCCGGATCGCCGTCGGCGACCCCAACGTGGCCGACGTGAAGCCCCTGGGCTCGAGCCAGATGCTGATCCTCGGCGGCCAGGTCGGGAGGACCACGCTCCTCGTCTGGCGCTCGAACGGTACCCGCGACAGCTACAACATCGTGGTCCGGAGCGTTTCGGTCGACGAGACAGCCGACGAGGTCCGCCGTCTCCTCGGGGACGTGGAAGGGATCGTCGTCCACGCCGTCGGCGATCGCGTGCTCCTCGACGGCGAGGCCCTCACGGCGGACGACTTTCGCCGGGCCGAGGAGGTGGTGGCGGTCTACCCGACGGCCCGCTCCTTCGTGAAGCTCTCGCCGGAGGCGCGGCGCCAGGTCGCGGGCCGGCTCAACGACGCCTTCGTCCAGCACGGACTCCGCGGCGCCTCCGCCCAGGTGGTGGGCTCCACGATCTTCCTAGAGGGATCCGTCGAGTCGGAGCCGGACCTTCGGAAGGCCGAGCTCATCGCGAAGGCCTACGGCGAGAAGGTCGAGAACATGCTCACGGTGGGTGTGAAGCGGATGGTCCTCTCGGAGGTCCAGTTCGTCGAGGTCCGCAGCAGCCAGCTCCTCAACTTCGGCCTGCGGCTTCCGACCGACGTGAGCGCCGAGGTCGACGTAGCGGCCGTGGGCACCTCGGGGCTCCCGGGCCTCACCGACGCGACCGGGACCCTCGCGACCAGCCTCGTGGCGAACGCGCAGGGCTCGCTGCGCCTCGCGCTCGATCAGGGCGACGGCCGGCTGCTGGCCCGGCCCACGCTGGTCTGCGCGTCGGGCGATCAGGCCGAGTTCCTGGCGGGCGGCGAGGTGCCGGTCCCGCTCATCACCCAGAGCAGCGCGACGGTCGTCTACCACAAGTACGGGATCATCCTGCGCATCCGTCCCACGGCCGATCGCTTCGGGAACGTCCGGACCGAGATCGAGGCGGAGGTCTCCGAGATCGATCGCTCGGTCGCCGTCTCCGTCGGCGGAACCGTCGCCGTCCCGGGCTTTCGCAGCCGATCGGTGAAGACCAACGTCACGGTGCGCAACGGCGAGACCATCGTGCTCTCGGGCGTGTTCAGCCGCGATCAGCAGAAGGTGGTCTCGAAGGTCCCGGGGCTGGGGAGCGTTCCGATCATCGGCGAGCTGTTCAAGCAGCGGACCATCGACGACGTCGAGCGCGAGCTCGTGATCTTCGTCACGCCGACGGTGGTGAACCCCGCCAGCCAGCAGGTCCAGCGGATGATCGAGGACGGCCAGGACAGCTACCGCAAGGCCGAGAGCGACGTGAAGCTCCAGCTCCTCGACTAG
- a CDS encoding A24 family peptidase yields MAPGAAPSILYALLAFCLSVSLATDLRSRKILDVVTLPTIGLALAARLLLAGWDSPLGLASGLVGAAVGLAAFLLPAWTGGMGMGDVKLAGAVGAILGWERILGALLLTAIAGGLLAFAVVIQAGTLGETIRNVWFLLLRALRIRRGGAELGERTAWLPYGVAIVAGTVASLFVGGGW; encoded by the coding sequence ATGGCCCCCGGCGCAGCCCCCTCGATCCTCTACGCTCTCCTCGCGTTCTGCCTCTCGGTCTCTCTCGCGACCGACCTGCGCTCGCGGAAGATCCTCGACGTCGTGACCCTGCCGACGATCGGGCTCGCTCTGGCGGCGCGTCTCCTCCTCGCCGGATGGGACTCGCCGCTGGGTCTCGCGAGCGGCCTCGTCGGCGCCGCGGTCGGCCTCGCCGCCTTCCTGCTCCCGGCGTGGACGGGCGGAATGGGGATGGGGGACGTCAAGCTCGCCGGCGCGGTCGGCGCCATCCTGGGCTGGGAGCGGATCCTCGGCGCGCTCCTCCTCACGGCGATCGCCGGCGGTCTCCTGGCCTTCGCCGTGGTGATTCAGGCGGGCACGCTGGGTGAGACCATCCGCAACGTCTGGTTCCTGCTCCTCCGGGCGCTGCGCATTCGCCGAGGCGGCGCTGAGCTGGGCGAGCGGACAGCGTGGCTCCCCTACGGAGTCGCGATCGTCGCGGGGACGGTGGCCTCGCTCTTCGTCGGAGGCGGGTGGTGA